The Kitasatospora albolonga nucleotide sequence AGCGCCTCGGTGACCTCGGCGTGGGCGGTCGCGGGCTCGTGCGGAGCGGGTCCGTCGAGGAGGACCTCCCGGAAGGCGCCGTGCGCCAGCCGGTACACGGCCTGGCCGTCCTCGGCGTCCAGCATGATGTACGGGCCCGCGGCGACGGCCACGTCCGCGAGGAGCCGGGCGTCCACCGGTGCCCCGCCGAGCGCGGAGGCCACCGTCGCCCAGATCCGCTCCGCCCGGGGAAGCCCCCGCCCCTGGGCGAAGGCCAGGGCGCGCAGCACCGCACGGCTCCCGGGGAGCACGCCTTCCAGCCGGTCGACGACCGCGCCGAAGAGCGAGCGGTGGTCCCGGCCGACGAGTTCGGCGAGTCCGTGGCGGTGCTCCTCCTCCAGCAGCTCCGGCCGGGCGATGATCTCGTGGACCACCAGGACGGTGTGCAGGAAGTCCCGTTCGCTGCCGGACACCGGGGTCTGCGCGCCGATCAGGGCCGCCGTACGGGCCACCGCCTCGCCGAGGTCCACCCCGGTCCCGGCGAAGCCCGGCCGCTCGGACAGGAGGCGGTGGCGGACGAACTCCGCGAGGTCCTGCGGGTCCCGGGCCAGCCGGTGCACCGTCACCCCGGCCTCCCCGCGGCCCAGGGCGTCGAGGAGGTCCTCGACCGGTGACGGCGGGCGGTCGAGCCCGTCCGTGGCGGAGGGCCGGGTGCCGACGACGACGCGGATGCCCGGCCGGGCCGCCAGTTCCCGCAGCAGGTACGCCATGCGCCCCGGGTCCACGGCCGCGTCCAGGGCGTCGACGACCATGGTCGTCCGGCGTTCCGGGGCGCGGTCGATGCGGTCGATCCGCTCCAGGAGGTCCTCGACGCGGGGGTCGTCGCTGACCGTCCAGGCCGGGATCTCCGTACCGAACTGCCCGGCCAGGCTGTCGACCACCTGGGACATCGAGGCTCCGGTCAGGTTCAGGGCCACGTCGGCCCCCGGCTCCCCCGCCGGGCCCCGGCGCAGCAGGTCGGCGAGGAACGCGGACTTCCCGCAGCCGGGCGGCCCGCTGACCGCCAGCAGACCGTGCTCGTGCTCCTCCAGCCACCGGGTCACCGCCGTGCGGTCGGCCGCCCGGCCGACGAAGAACCGGGAGAGCTCGCCGCCGGGCGCGCTCAGCCCGGAGGCGGGCGGGCCGGTCGACGGCCCCGCCTGCGGACCGGTGGGCGCGGTGGTCCCGGCCGCGCCCGGCCGGGACAGATCGTCGAGCGTCATGGTCACCGGCGGTACGGGGGGTGACGTCCGCACCAGCCGTGCTCCCCCGATCCCCTTCGCGAGGACGCTCCCCGGCAGCAGCAGGTCCTCGATGCGCTGCCCCAGGTCCCGCAGGCCGATGTAGGAGTCATTGCCGTTCAGGTCGTCGATCACCTTGGCCAGGACCGCGCGGAACGCCGCGAGATAGCCCTTGCCCTGCCGCGCCCCGGAGCCGATGAGCAGAATCCGCTCCGCGGCGCCCCGGCGCAGCAGTTCCGCCTGGAGGAGGTCGACGAAGAGCGCGGCGCCGCACGCCTCCACCACCACGACGACCCAGTACGGGTCGTCCGTCCGGAACCGGTCGACCAGATACCGCGCCATGGCCGCCGGGGTGAGCTCGTCGTCGCGGTCGTTGGTCTCGTCGCCCCGCACGACCAGATACGCCTCCTGGTCGTTGCTGTTGCCGTGTCCCACCCACAGCAGGACGGAGTTGCGCGGGTCGTCCTGCCGGGACCACGAGCCCAGCCGTGCGCTGACCGCCGAGAGCGTCCGCCTCGGTGTCTCCCAGGGGACCGGTTCCCCTCCCCAGGGTTCGAGGAGTTTCGCGATGGCCTCGACCTCGGCGGTCGCCTCGATGTCCGCGCAGTCGACGGAGTCGACGTAGGTGTCCATCGGCAGCCCGACTATGTCGAAGCCCTGGCCCGGGCCGGTCACACCACCATGACCAGTCGGGTGACGGGGTCGCCGCCGCTGCCGGCCCCGATCCGGTAGAGGCCGGGCGACGGGAGCGTTGCCCGGGCGCGCCACAGGTCCTCCTCGCCCCGGACCCGTTCCATGCGGGAGCCCATCACCCTCGCGCGCGGTTCGGGGGCGTAGGGGTCCTCGACGGTGAAGGTGACGTCCCTGTGCCGCCGGGTGCGCGCCAGGATCTCGAAGGGCTCACCGGCACCGACCGTGTCGGGGACCTCCAGGCCCAGATCGCCCCCGGCCAGGTGCGCCCCGCTGTGGGCCGCGCCGGTGAGCATGCCGCAGGCGACGTCGATGACGGAGCCGGTCCTCGGCAGCGCCGTGTGCTGCTGTGCCACCGGGATCGCCGTCACGTCCCCGTGCGAGGCGGCGTGGCGGAAGACCGTGCCGTCCCCTCCATGGTCCGTCGTGACCGGGGCACCGCTCACCGGGTCGCGGACCAGGGCGCCGTCGCTGTGCCGGGTGAAGCCGACGCGGAGGAACTCGGCCTCGCCCGCGCTGATCCGCAGGGACTGGAGGGTCCGCTGCGCGGTGCCCTGGACGATCCGGTGGCCCGGGAGCACCGCGGTCCGCAGCCGGGCGTGCAGATCGAACGACCGCTGTGCCAGCTCGCGGTCCCCGCCGAGCGACTCCACGGCGGCCGCGTCAAGGGGGACCACGTCGTCGCCCACGACCAGGCAGCGGTAGCTCGGCAGCAGGTCGTGGATGCCCGGGAGGGTCCGGGCGAGCCGCCGGAGGTTCTTCCGGGGCAGGCCGGGCAGCCCGCGCCCCGCGCTGAGCACCTGAACCGCCTTGACCGCTCCGTGGAACGGGGACCCCAGGGTGAGGACGGCGCGCACGTCCGCCATCGCCCCGGGGATGAGCGAGGCGGCGGCGGCCACCAGCCCGCCCATGGAGTGGGCGATGAGCACCATTCCCGGGGGCCTTCCGTCCGGCACGAACGGCCGCGCGGCCTTGGACTCCTTGTGCTCGCGCCAGAAGGCCAGATGGCGTTCGATCTTCTCGGCCAGCCGTCCGGCGTTGTACTCCGTCGGCAGCCGCCAGTCGTACCCGAACTCCGCGATGGCGTCGGGGTGGACGACCACGGTGCGCAGCCTCTTCAGCAGCCGGTCGTAGGGTTCCACACCGCCCAGGAGGGGTGCCCAGGAAGGGGTTCTGATGATGCCCTTGGGCACGATCCGCCCGAACCGGCCCTCGCGTTCCGCCGGGCTGAGGGCGAGGGCGTCCATCCCGCCCTCCAGATCCCACCGGCCCGCGTACTCGGCGGCTTTGCGCATTCCCCAGAGCTCTTTGCCGGTGGCGGCTTCGGCCAGCCGGGTTCCCATGATCCCCGGGATGACGAGAACTGCGTCGTGCGTGGCATCGGAACGGACGAACGGTAAACCGATACCGTCGGGCGGCTTCATGCGCCGACTATACTCACGACGCACCTCCGCAAGGGAGTTGTCGGATCAGCACGGGAGTCTGCCGGAGATCTTCGAGACGGACCGGCCTTCCGGCCGCCGCCTCCCCCGGCACCGGCCCGGGCACGGGGGAACGGGGGCGGCGGCGTGTGGGGTGCCATGGTCCGGGACGAGCGGTGGATGCTGGCGCTTGTTTGCGTCTGCTATCTGACGGTGGTTTACATCACCAGCAGGGGGCTGATCGCGGCTCCGCGCTTCCGGCTGCTCGAGACCCGCATACGGGACTGCCGCACCCGGGCCGCCGTGCTGGCGGGCACGGAGCCCGGGGATTCCGGGAGGGCCGCGTCACTGGGGGCCCTGAGCAGTCGGCTGGACGAGCTGGAGCTGGGCAGGACGGTGGTCTGGCGGCTGGTCCGGGGTTCCTGGGTGGTCGCCATTCCGCTGTCCAAGCTGGCGGCGGCCTGGCGGGCCCTGCACAGCGCGGAACGACGGCTGCTCCAGCTGGAGACGCCGGTGGAACGCGCCGCGTCGCTCGAGTCGGCCCGCCTCGCGCTGCTCGCCGCCCAGCGCCCCGGTGACGCCGATCTCGCCGCACGGCTGGCGGCGCACCCGCCGGAATCCCCGCAGACCCAGGCGCTCCTTCTGGCCGTGACCGAACTGCTGCACCAGCGTGAGGACAGCGAGGCGGAGCACGAGTACGAGCAGCAGCGCATCGCCCTGTGGCTGGCGCTGACCGGCCTCGGCGCGCTCCTGCTGGTCGGGCTGGCGCTGGGCCATACGACCACGATGCTGCTGGGGGCGCTCGGCGGCTTCCTCTCCCCCGTCGTCGGCGTGATGCGCTCGCAACGGCACTCGTCCTGGGGCGTCCTGGTCCTCGCGCCTGTCGGCGGGGCGCTGGCCGCCACCGGGGGCCTGCTCCTGATCCGGATGCTGGCCGACCCCCAACTCGGCGTCCTCGGCGAGGTCTTCCTGGAGAACTCCTGGAACGCGCCCGACCGGCCGGTGGCCATGGCGACCGCGCTGCTCTTCGGCTTCTCCGGGAACCTGTTCTCCCGCCTGGCCCTGACGGCGACCGGCCAGATCGCCACCCCGCCCGACCCGGCCCAGCCCCAGTAGGCCGCCCGCCGCCCTCGGCGTTCCCCCGCCGGTACGGGCTCCGGAACGTACGGGGCACGGCGCGGCGGTCCGCGCTTCAGGGCCGGGGTCAGGGCCGGGTCCGGAGTCAGGGCGAGAGCACGGCGGCGAGCATCCGCCGCACGACCGGGGCGAGTTCGGCCACATCGGGCACCGCGCGGCCTGCGGCCGGTGCCCCGGCGAGCCGGTCGTACAGCAGACCGTCGGTCCAGGCCACGAGCAGGTCCGCCGCCTCCGCCGGACGGGGGGCGCCGAGCGCCGCCAGCAGACCGGCGGCCCTGGAGCGTGCGGCGAGACCGGCGGCCTCCAGGTCGGCACGCAGTTCCGGACGGCGGGTCGCCTCCAGGCTGAGCTCGAAGCGGGCGAGCTGCCGGTCCCGCCCCACGGTCAGCCAGTGGTGCAGAAGCGCGGCCAACGCCTCCGCGACGGCGTCCCGGTCGAGGTCCGGGCCCGGATCACCGTGCTCCGCTTCCCATCGGTCCACGTCGGCGACCGTCAGTTCGGCCAGGCGGAGATAGCAGGCGCTGATCAGGGCGCTCCGCGTGCGGAAGTAGTACGACGTACTGCCGGCCGGCAGCCCGGCGGCGGTGTCGACCGCGCGATGGGTCAGACCGCGCAGACCGGCGGAGGCCACGGTGCTGATGGCGGCGTCGGAGATCAGGTCTCGGCGTTCGGGGAGGGACACACCACCACTCTACAGATGTAGAGTGACGAACATCGACCTCTACAGATGTAGAGGCGGTGTCCGTGGTGCCCCGGCGGCTTCCGACGGCCCGTCGGCGAGCTCCGGTGGCGCCCAGGTGAGTCCAACGGGCCCATCGGTGAGCTCCGGTGGCACCTCGGCGGGTCCGAGGGACCCATCGGCGGGTTCCGGTGCACACCCGGCGAGTTCCGGGGGCGCACCCGATGAGCGAGACGAGAAAGGCAGTCGCTGTGCGTGTTCGTCATGCTGTTGTGGCCGGAGGCGGTATCGGGGGCCTGACCGCGGCGGTGGCTCTGAGCCGCCGCCGCGGTTGGCGGGTGACCGTGTGCGAACGGGCTCCCGTGCTCACGGGCGTCGGGGCCGGGATCATCCTCGCCCCCAACGCCCTGCGGGCCCTGGACTCGATCGGCCTGGGCCCCGAGGTGTGGGCGGGCGCCGCCCTGGCCGGTCAGGTCGGGGTGCGTACCCCCGACGGCGGCTGGCTGAGCCGGACCGGTGCCGCGTCCTCGCAGCACGGGCTGCCCGCACGCGCCGTGCACCGTGCCTTCCTGGCCGACACCCTCGCCGCCGCCCTGCCGCCCGGCACCCTGCGCCTCGGCGTGTCGGTGACCGGTGTGGACGACTCCGGGGACGCGGTGGTCGTCCGTACGTCGGCGGGCGACCTGCGTGCCGATGCCGTCGTGGCGGCCGACGGCCTGCGCAGCACGCTCCGGGGGCAGCTCTTTCCCCGGCACCCCGGTCTGCGGCACGCGGGTGAGGCCGGATGGCGAGCGGTGCTGCCGGGCGACGGCCCGCCCGCGCGGACAGCGACCGAGACATGGGGCCGGGCGGAGCGGTTCGGCATCGTCCCTCTCGTCGACGGCCGGATCTACGTGTACGCCACCGCCGCCACCGGCCCCGGCCCTCGTCCCGGTACGAAGCAGGCCGACCACCTCGCGGAACTGACCCGGCGCTTCGGCGGGTGGCACGATCCGATACCCGCGCTGCTGGACCGGCTGGGCCGACGGAGCCCCGGACCCGTGGACGTACTCCACCACGACTTCCACGAACTGGCCTCGCCCCTCCCCCGGTTCCACTCCGGCCGGGTGGCCCTGCTCGGGGACGCCGCCCATGCGATGACGCCCAACCTGGGGCAGGGCGGCTGCCAGGCGATCGAGGACGCGGTCGTCGTGGCGCACCTCCTCGCGACCGACGCCGACGCCGACGTACCGGCCGCGCTCGCCGCCTATACGGAGGCCAGACACCGGCGTACCACCCGGATCAGCCGCCACTCCCGACGCCTGGGGGCGCTCGCGCTGCTCTCCCATCCTCTCGCCGTCTCCGTCCGGAACCTCGCCGTACGGGCCACGCCGGGAGGGGTCACATCGAGGGCCCTGGACTCGGTTCTCGGCTGGCAGCCCCCGCCCGGCCCCGCCTCCGTCACGCCCCCTTCCACCGGTATCAAGGAGCAGTAACCATGACCAGCACGTCCACCCCCCGCCCCCTCTCCCCGGCGGCCCCCGTGCGGCCCTTCAAGGTGGGCGCGTACGGGTTCGTCTTCCTCGGGCTCGGCCACCTCGCCCTCTCCGCCGTCACGGCCTCGGCCGCCCGGACGCCGGAGCAGGACGCGGCGGACAGGGCCATGCGGGAGTCGACGTTCGCCCTGTTCGGCCTGGAGCGCACCACCCTTGACGTCACCAACGGCATGAGCGTCGCGATGGCTCTCTTCAACATCGCCTGCGGCCTGCTCCTCCTCACCGCCGTCCGCCGTGCCCCTGCCCTGGTGGAGCAGCGCACGGCCTTCGGATGGATCGCCCTGGCGGCCTCCCTGGCCGCGCTGGCGACAGCGCTGCTCCTGCTGCCCGTTCCGCCGATCGCCGTCCTCACCGTCACCAGCTGCGCCTTCGCCCTGTCGCTGCGCAGGGCCGCCGCCCGTACCGCTCCCACCGCCCGCGCGGCCGCAGGCGCATGACACCGGCGGGGGCGGCAGACCGTGCCGCCCCCGCCGTACCGGGAGCACCCCCTGCCCCATGGCGTCGCCTCCGGTGCTGCCGCGATACTGCGCGGGACCGGCCGTTCCGTCGAAAGGGCCCCCGTGACACACCAGTTATCCGCACCCGCCCGGCTCAGCCTCGGGGGCGTGGCGCTCCTGCTCGTCCTGGCGGGCTCCGCCCTCCCCGCCACGGCGTCGCCCGCAGGCACCGCCTCCGGCACCGCGCGGCTCACCGTCGAGGAGGAGCGCCTCGACCGGGCGGCCCCACGGGAGATCCTGCGGCGCAGCGGATTCGACGCCCTCGCCCCGCGCTTCGCCCGGGCCCTGGAGGGCTCCCGCGGCTACGCGCAGGCGGAACGGGCGGTGACCCGTCACGCCTCGGCGCTGTGGAAGCGTGCCGTGGACCGCGCCCAGGGGCGCGGACCGGCCACGGGCGACCTGAGCCGGGGCGACGACCGCCCGCTGTACTGGGCCCGGCTCGCCCTCAGCCGTGAACTGCGTACGTGGACACCTCGGTTCGGGCTGGACGACCGGCAGCGCGGGGCCCTGCACACCGCCCTGGAGACCTCCTCGCGCGGCCAGGACGACATCCGCCGCCCGGGCCGTCAGGTGAAGCGGGTGCTCGTCACCGGCTTCGACCCGTTCACACTCGACAGGGACGTCCGGATCGGCAACCCCTCGGGGGCGAGCGTGCTCGCGCTGGACGGCACCCTGGTGCGGACCGCCGAGGGACCGGCCCGGATCGAGGCCGTCGTCTTCCCGGTGCGCTGGACGGATTTCGCCGAGGGGGCCGTCGAGCGGGCCCTCGCCCGGCAGCTGCCGCACCTGGACGTGTTCGCCACCATCAGCCAGGGCCGCCAGGGCCGGTTCGACGTGGAGCGCACCAACGGCGCCTGGCGGGGCGGCTTCCCCGACAACGAGAACCTGTCGCGCACGGGGACCGTTCCCGTCACCGACCCCGCGTCGCAGCCGCAGTGGACGTCCACGACCCTCCCGTACCGTGAGCTCACCGAAGCGGACACGGGCCGCTTCCCGGTGTACGACAACACCGAGGTCACCGAGATACCGGCGGGCTCGGACCGGCCGGTGACCAGGCCCGACGGGCCCACCCCCGGCTCGGCCGCGCGGGCCGGTGGCGGCGGGGACTACCTCTCCAACGAGATCGCCTACCGGGCCACTCTGCTGCGCGACCGGCTGGGGCTGGCGAAGCTGCCCGGCGGCCATCTGCACACGCCGGTGCTCCAGTTCGGCGCGGGGAACACGGACCCGGCGACGGGCGGGGTCACCGACCCGGAGTTCGAGCGCAACCGCGCGGACATCGTGCGTCAGATACGGGCGCTGGTGAGGACGGCGGTGGGTGCGGCGCCCTGAGCTCGCTCAGCGACCGGCTTTCGCGGGTCGCCGTCGTGCCGCGTGACCGCTGCTCGTACGTCACCCCGTTTCTGCCTCGGGCAGGGTCCGGCCCGGGGAGGCACGGCGGATACGGGACCCGGATACGCACCGGATACACAGCGGTCAGGCGCAGGCCGGACACAGCCCGCGGTAGGTGATCTCCACCGAGCCGACGGTGAACCCGAACCGCTCGGTCTCGGGCAGATCGCCGAGGGCGTCGCCTGCCGGGTGGACGTCACGGACCGTGCCGCAGCCGGAGCACACCAGGTGCTGGTGGGGGCGGCGCGCGTTCGGGTCGTAGCGCTTGGCCCGGCCCACGGTGGAGACCTCCAGCACCTCGCCGAGCGCGACGAGCTCCCCCAGCGTGTTGTAGACGGTCGCGCGGGAGATCTCGGGCAGCCGCGCGGCGGCCCGCAGATGCACCTCGTCGGCCGTCAGGTGGACATGGTCGCCGTCGAGGACCTCCGCGACGACACGCCGCTGCGAGGTCAGCCGCCAGCCACGGCCCCGCAGCCGTTGAAGGAGGTCGCTCATCCCGTATCACCCGCTCCGCTTCACGGGGGACGCGCGGCCCCGTGAAGGAGTCCGACGACGACGCGCCCCAGCCGATATGATTTTAGTGCAGTTCTTGACTTGGACGAAGTCCATCGTAGGATCGATCCTGGCGACATCCAAGAGACAGGAAGGCTCCGGTACGGCAGCAGAGACACGTGACGGGACACCGTCGGCCGACCGTGCCCGCCGCCCGCCCGCCGGGCGCCGTCCTCGTCGCATCGCCCGGGACCGTCCGGTCCGGTGATCCGCGAGGCGCCCGAACGGCCTGCGGCGAGGTCCCGGCTCTCAGCGTGCCCCTTCTGCACGGCCCGAATCCTCCTCCCCCGTTCAGCGCTCCCACGACCCGCCGGGTCCGGAAGGATTTCCCATGACCGAGAACCACGAGTCTCACGTCTTCGACCCCGTCACCCCGGATTCGCCCGAGACGGCCATCCCCGAGGTGCCCGAGGCGCAGGCGAGCGGCTGCCCCGTGGCCCACGGCCGCGCGCCGCACCCCACCCAGGGCGGGGGCAACCGCCAGTGGTGGCCGGACCGCCTCAACCTGAAGATCCTCGCCAAGAACCCCGCCGTGGCGAACCCGCTGGGTGAGGAGTTCGACTACGCCGCCGCGTTCCAGGCGCTGGACCTGCCCGCCGTGAAACGGGACATCGCCGAGGTGCTCACCACCTCGCAGGACTGGTGGCCCGCCGACTTCGGCAACTACGGGCCGCTGATGATCCGGATGGCCTGGCACAGCGCCGGCACGTACCGCATCAGCGACGGGCGCGGTGGCGCGGGCGCCGGTCAGCAGCGCTTCGCCCCGCTGAACAGCTGGCCGGACAACGGCAACCTGGACAAGGCCCGCCGTCTGCTGTGGCCGGTCAAGAAGAAGTACGGCCAGGCGCTCTCCTGGGCCGACCTGCTGATCCTCACCGGCAACGTGGCCCTGGAGACCATGGGCTTCAAGACCTTCGGCTTCGCCGGTGGCCGCGAGGACGTCTGGGAGTCGGAGGAGGACGTCTACTGGGGCCCGGAGACCACCTGGCTCGACGACGAGCGCTACACCGGCGACCGTGAGCTGGAGAACCCGCTCGGCGCGGTCCAGATGGGCCTGATCTACGTCAACCCGGAGGGCCCCAACGGCAACCCGGACCCGATCGCCGCCGCCCGCGACATCCGTGAGACGTTCCGCCGGATGGCGATGAACGACGAGGAGA carries:
- a CDS encoding pyroglutamyl peptidase, whose product is MTHQLSAPARLSLGGVALLLVLAGSALPATASPAGTASGTARLTVEEERLDRAAPREILRRSGFDALAPRFARALEGSRGYAQAERAVTRHASALWKRAVDRAQGRGPATGDLSRGDDRPLYWARLALSRELRTWTPRFGLDDRQRGALHTALETSSRGQDDIRRPGRQVKRVLVTGFDPFTLDRDVRIGNPSGASVLALDGTLVRTAEGPARIEAVVFPVRWTDFAEGAVERALARQLPHLDVFATISQGRQGRFDVERTNGAWRGGFPDNENLSRTGTVPVTDPASQPQWTSTTLPYRELTEADTGRFPVYDNTEVTEIPAGSDRPVTRPDGPTPGSAARAGGGGDYLSNEIAYRATLLRDRLGLAKLPGGHLHTPVLQFGAGNTDPATGGVTDPEFERNRADIVRQIRALVRTAVGAAP
- a CDS encoding monooxygenase yields the protein MRVRHAVVAGGGIGGLTAAVALSRRRGWRVTVCERAPVLTGVGAGIILAPNALRALDSIGLGPEVWAGAALAGQVGVRTPDGGWLSRTGAASSQHGLPARAVHRAFLADTLAAALPPGTLRLGVSVTGVDDSGDAVVVRTSAGDLRADAVVAADGLRSTLRGQLFPRHPGLRHAGEAGWRAVLPGDGPPARTATETWGRAERFGIVPLVDGRIYVYATAATGPGPRPGTKQADHLAELTRRFGGWHDPIPALLDRLGRRSPGPVDVLHHDFHELASPLPRFHSGRVALLGDAAHAMTPNLGQGGCQAIEDAVVVAHLLATDADADVPAALAAYTEARHRRTTRISRHSRRLGALALLSHPLAVSVRNLAVRATPGGVTSRALDSVLGWQPPPGPASVTPPSTGIKEQ
- a CDS encoding transcriptional repressor, which encodes MSDLLQRLRGRGWRLTSQRRVVAEVLDGDHVHLTADEVHLRAAARLPEISRATVYNTLGELVALGEVLEVSTVGRAKRYDPNARRPHQHLVCSGCGTVRDVHPAGDALGDLPETERFGFTVGSVEITYRGLCPACA
- a CDS encoding TetR family transcriptional regulator, with translation MSLPERRDLISDAAISTVASAGLRGLTHRAVDTAAGLPAGSTSYYFRTRSALISACYLRLAELTVADVDRWEAEHGDPGPDLDRDAVAEALAALLHHWLTVGRDRQLARFELSLEATRRPELRADLEAAGLAARSRAAGLLAALGAPRPAEAADLLVAWTDGLLYDRLAGAPAAGRAVPDVAELAPVVRRMLAAVLSP